From Rutidosis leptorrhynchoides isolate AG116_Rl617_1_P2 chromosome 3, CSIRO_AGI_Rlap_v1, whole genome shotgun sequence, a single genomic window includes:
- the LOC139898185 gene encoding uncharacterized protein isoform X2 — translation MLELLTKRMDKQEKELIDCKQLVMQHEKLLSQQQQQQQYQDDDTSFNRSLSDNEIERPSPMHIRRGIRERKPTGVLRSPFTTPGYRKPIEKLSKDLVEKVESMNVVRLGTEEDQGQQQINQDVVPMDTDAAAEVSVDKQPVKVNKRKRKEQDWATEEEIWGMIDRFINDQGTLEPPPPNA, via the exons ATGTTAGAGTTGTTGACAAAGCGGATGGACAAACAAGAGAAAGAGTTAATTGATTGCAAACAACTTGTTATGCAACACGAAAAACTtttatcgcaacaacaacaacaacaacaatatcag GATGATGATACGTCTTTCAATCGATCTTTGTCTGATAATGAGATTGAAAGGCCTTCTCCAATGCACATTCGACGTGGAATCAGAGAAAGAAAGCCAACTGGTGTATTAAGGTCCCCATTCACAACACCTGGGTACAGAAAACCCATTGAGAAG TTGTCAAAAGATTTGGTTGAGAAAGTGGAAAGCATGAATGTTGTACGGTTAGGGACTGAAGAAGATCAAGGACAACAACAAATTAATCAGGATGTGGTACCCATGGACACAGATGCAGCAGCAGAG GTAAGTGTTGATAAGCAACCTGTTAAAGTGAATAAGAGAAAAAGAAAGGAACAAGACTGGGCTACTGAGGAAGAAATTTGGGGGATGATTGACAGGTTTATAAATGATCAAGGAACTCTCGAACCACCGCCACCTAATGCCTGA
- the LOC139898185 gene encoding uncharacterized protein isoform X1 has protein sequence MIESKQETCCMFIFQNEQFIFINQDFWLRLLGLRHSGYLDNLHIDGWATFLLRYRQRFLPRASQVYATPQFPAEVLKASSRWTIMPLGFLNMFERFNTYFDNTQKEVGTQEESTTDGEGIIGHNPPDYMYLIGLGDGIVDLYPSWADCDQVLIPVHFYDEEHFLLLQLKLEEMKVFVYDSLPGCVSS, from the exons ATGATTGAGAGCAAGCAAGAGACGTGTTGCATGTTCATCTTTCAAAATGaacaattcatttttataaatcaaGACTTTTGGCTTCGATTACTGGGATTAAGACATTCTGGTTATTTGGATAACTTG CACATTGACGGCTGGGCTACATTTCTTTTGAGATATCGTCAGAGATTTCTCCCCCGAGCTAGTCAAGTTTATGCCACTCCTCAGTTTCCAGCTGAGGTGCTTAAAGCAAGTTCTCGATGGACTATTATGCCACTGGGATTCCTGAACATGTTTGAGAGGTTCAACACTTATTTTGACAATACTCAGAAGGAGGTGGGCACACAGGAAGAATCTACAACAGATGGAGAGGGAATTATTGGCCATAATCCTCCAGATTACATGTACTTAATTGGACTTGGAGACGGCATTGTTGACCTATATCCATCTTGGGCTGACTGTGATCAG GTCTTGATCCCAGTACATTTTTATGACGAAGAACATTTCCTGCTGCTTCAGTTGAAGTTAGAAGAAATGAAGGTTTTTGTGTACGACAGTTTACCCGGATGTGTCAGTTCATAA